In the genome of Chryseobacterium arthrosphaerae, one region contains:
- a CDS encoding TonB-dependent receptor domain-containing protein: protein MKKLTTSVLIVVLSSSLAMVSAQTTPKKDTLKETAIGEVVITGAMGIKKKLDQQTSSASVVNNAELTQANNQNAAAALTGKVAGLTISQSNSGVNGNLDIRIRTSKTLTGSTTPLIVIDGVKSSVSVYTQLPSDMIESQTILKGMQGAALYGSDGVNGAIIVTTKKGNSGSKRVKVTLNSGVEFENALFVPDRQKKYGQGWYGERIHVENGAWGPAYDDPKYAGQMLPSGIPLYDVNGDGVITINGNNGNTPQQDISSSLFFKYAPRSKDNVKDFFQTGSLLNNSLTVSTGDADAYASLTINNQQKEFIVRDDINKRTSVLFKGGFKKDKWILDGMASITNNSTNVTNGDVYPNILHAPAEIDIRQFDGVLNNDRGYAWTMYYANPYWDIKHNRGTSKTTTFNGTINLTYKINDHISIINNGSGQYVVGDGLSWRDAYSGTAQRPTISGVSAIGASYAQSNSISRFLYNDLMADFNYDLTDDLQMNFLAGFNVQESYSKTTSAGGTGLNIPGKYTVWNVVTPTQPYNLNNARTLARKYAFFGNLDLNYKDYLSLNATIRSEWSSKFINSQDVGNSKSGYVYPSVGVSFNAKNAFSGLKASNDLSRFVVKGSWTRVGQDDPVGVFGIEDTAILGNGFPFAGGPLSFVGNSQPTAFNVKPQFITSTEFNLGLGFFKDRILLDVNAFQTDTKDLITWQSTSSASGINRKLINIGKIQSKGIEVELGLVPIKTQDFKWDIRASYYTQRQKVLELPDGQDEVAIYSSGNVGIYAVKGENFPIIKGTGYLRDDQGRIIIDEKTGNPLATNSFINLGQTDPKYILTFNTNLKYKNWSVYATMDYRAGNKIYSDTMYRLAWGGYLNDSAEFDRTQGGYVIPNSVYMNSAGQYVANTSIKSGGTSYNDLPGYYGGVYSSIAENFVIDAKSFKVRELGINYTLGRDTARSFGIEGLQFGVYARNPFYVFSKENRGYADPEASLSNGSNIRGISSQTQYPSTRVIGFNTIINF from the coding sequence ATGAAGAAATTAACTACAAGTGTTTTAATTGTTGTTCTGTCATCTTCCCTGGCTATGGTAAGTGCTCAGACGACGCCAAAAAAGGATACTTTAAAAGAAACCGCAATTGGCGAGGTTGTGATAACTGGAGCAATGGGGATTAAGAAAAAGTTAGATCAACAAACTTCATCTGCTTCAGTTGTTAATAATGCTGAATTAACTCAAGCTAACAACCAGAATGCAGCTGCTGCACTTACAGGTAAAGTTGCTGGGTTAACAATTAGCCAGTCAAATTCAGGGGTTAATGGTAACTTAGATATTAGAATTAGAACTTCTAAAACGCTTACTGGTTCAACGACTCCTTTGATTGTTATTGATGGTGTTAAATCGTCGGTGAGTGTCTACACTCAGCTTCCTTCAGACATGATTGAATCACAGACAATCTTGAAAGGAATGCAGGGTGCGGCTCTATATGGATCTGATGGTGTAAATGGAGCTATTATTGTAACCACTAAAAAAGGAAATTCTGGAAGTAAAAGAGTTAAAGTTACTTTGAATAGTGGTGTAGAATTCGAAAATGCTTTATTTGTTCCAGATAGACAGAAGAAATATGGACAAGGATGGTACGGGGAAAGAATCCATGTTGAAAATGGAGCTTGGGGCCCTGCTTATGATGATCCTAAATACGCAGGACAAATGTTGCCATCTGGTATACCTTTGTATGATGTCAACGGTGATGGTGTTATTACTATTAATGGAAATAACGGAAATACTCCACAACAGGACATTTCCTCTTCGTTATTTTTTAAATATGCGCCTCGCTCAAAAGATAATGTTAAAGACTTCTTTCAAACAGGAAGTTTGTTGAATAATAGCTTAACGGTTTCAACGGGTGATGCTGATGCATATGCTTCATTGACGATAAATAATCAACAGAAAGAATTTATTGTAAGAGATGATATTAATAAAAGAACTAGTGTTTTATTTAAAGGAGGATTCAAAAAAGATAAATGGATTCTAGATGGAATGGCTTCCATAACAAATAATTCTACAAATGTGACAAATGGTGACGTTTATCCAAATATCCTACACGCACCAGCTGAAATTGATATTCGTCAATTTGATGGGGTCTTAAATAATGATAGAGGCTATGCATGGACTATGTATTATGCTAACCCTTATTGGGATATTAAACATAACCGCGGAACAAGTAAGACTACAACTTTTAATGGAACTATTAACTTAACTTATAAGATAAATGACCATATTAGTATCATAAATAATGGTTCTGGTCAATATGTTGTAGGGGATGGTTTGTCTTGGAGAGATGCATATTCAGGTACTGCACAAAGGCCAACAATTAGTGGAGTATCAGCTATTGGTGCTTCATATGCACAATCGAATTCTATCAGTAGATTTTTGTATAACGATTTGATGGCGGATTTTAATTATGATCTGACAGACGATTTACAGATGAATTTTCTTGCCGGATTTAACGTTCAGGAATCATATTCTAAAACAACTTCCGCAGGAGGAACTGGTTTGAATATACCGGGTAAATATACTGTTTGGAATGTAGTAACTCCTACACAACCTTATAATCTGAATAATGCTAGAACACTTGCTAGAAAATATGCTTTTTTTGGTAATTTAGATTTAAACTATAAGGATTATCTATCATTAAATGCAACGATTAGATCGGAGTGGAGTTCTAAATTTATTAACTCACAAGATGTTGGAAACAGTAAATCAGGATATGTTTATCCTTCTGTTGGGGTTTCGTTTAATGCAAAAAATGCATTTAGTGGACTTAAGGCATCGAATGATTTAAGTAGATTTGTAGTGAAAGGATCTTGGACAAGAGTAGGACAAGATGACCCTGTAGGAGTTTTTGGTATTGAAGATACAGCAATCTTGGGGAATGGGTTCCCATTTGCTGGAGGGCCATTGAGTTTTGTTGGAAATTCACAGCCTACAGCATTTAATGTAAAACCTCAATTTATTACGTCGACTGAATTTAATTTAGGTTTAGGATTTTTCAAAGATAGAATATTGTTAGATGTGAATGCTTTCCAGACGGATACTAAAGATCTAATTACATGGCAAAGTACTTCCAGTGCATCTGGAATAAATCGTAAATTAATCAATATTGGTAAGATACAATCAAAAGGTATTGAAGTTGAATTAGGACTTGTTCCAATTAAGACACAAGATTTTAAATGGGATATCAGAGCTTCTTATTATACACAGAGACAGAAAGTTCTAGAATTGCCAGATGGTCAGGATGAAGTAGCTATTTATAGTTCAGGAAATGTAGGTATCTACGCTGTTAAAGGAGAAAATTTCCCAATTATTAAAGGAACCGGATATTTGAGAGATGATCAAGGAAGGATAATTATTGATGAAAAAACAGGTAATCCTCTTGCTACTAACAGTTTTATTAATCTTGGTCAAACAGATCCAAAATATATTTTAACTTTTAATACTAATTTAAAATATAAAAACTGGAGTGTATATGCTACAATGGATTATAGAGCTGGTAATAAAATCTATTCCGATACAATGTATCGTCTAGCATGGGGTGGTTATTTGAATGATTCTGCAGAATTTGATAGAACTCAGGGTGGATACGTTATTCCTAATTCTGTATATATGAATTCTGCCGGACAGTATGTCGCAAATACAAGTATTAAATCTGGTGGGACTTCTTATAATGATTTACCTGGTTATTATGGAGGTGTTTATTCTAGTATAGCTGAAAACTTTGTGATAGATGCAAAATCTTTTAAAGTTAGAGAGTTAGGAATTAATTATACATTAGGTAGAGATACTGCAAGAAGTTTTGGGATTGAGGGCTTACAATTTGGTGTTTATGCAAGAAATCCATTCTATGTCTTCTCTAAAGAAAATAGAGGGTATGCTGACCCGGAAGCGAGTCTTTCTAATGGAAGTAATATAAGAGGGATCTCTTCTCAGACCCAATATCCTTCAACTAGAGTAATTGGTTTTAATACAATTATTAACTTTTAA
- a CDS encoding ribonuclease HII, with amino-acid sequence MELIKNWSNLYIEAGCDEVGRGCLSGPVVAAAVILDDDFKQNLVNDSKKLTFKTRMDLDSYIKDNVKNYAIAELPPAFIDEHNILNASIHAMHRALDQLTITPELILVDGNKFHPYNYIPHQCIIKGDSKVLSIAAASILAKNYRDKLMIELHEEYPQYGWDTNFGYATKKHQEALIKHGPTQYHRQSFRLKYD; translated from the coding sequence ATGGAGTTAATAAAAAACTGGTCAAATCTTTATATTGAAGCCGGATGTGATGAGGTAGGAAGAGGCTGTTTAAGTGGCCCCGTGGTAGCTGCTGCAGTTATTTTAGATGATGATTTCAAACAGAATCTGGTGAATGATTCCAAAAAACTAACATTCAAAACCCGGATGGATCTGGACAGCTATATCAAGGATAATGTAAAGAATTATGCCATTGCAGAACTACCGCCTGCATTCATTGATGAGCACAATATCCTTAATGCAAGTATCCATGCTATGCACCGTGCACTGGACCAATTAACAATAACACCGGAGCTTATTTTAGTGGATGGTAACAAATTTCATCCGTATAATTATATTCCGCATCAATGTATCATTAAAGGTGATTCTAAAGTATTATCCATCGCAGCGGCTTCTATCCTTGCGAAAAATTACCGGGATAAACTGATGATCGAACTACATGAGGAATATCCCCAATATGGCTGGGACACCAATTTCGGCTATGCTACCAAAAAGCATCAGGAAGCCCTCATAAAACATGGCCCTACGCAATATCACAGACAGTCTTTCAGGCTGAAATATGATTAA